AGACCAAATTCATTCTTTCAACAAAAACCTAAACGTTAAAGGATGCATTATTTCTTTTGAAGAAAAATTTATCACCGAAAATATAAGTGAAAAGAACTTATTTCACTTTCTTCATATTTATCACACCCCGAGTATTTTGATTGGAAAAGAGAATATGGCAACCTTGAATCCGTTTTTACAACTTCTTGAAAATTTACATTTGGATTCCAACAATATGATGAAGTCTGAAATTATCAATTCAACATTTATGGCGTTAATGTTTCAAATAAAACGTCTTTCTATTTATCAACACAAAACATTTGAGAGCCAACGCTTTAAAGATTTTATTCAATTTAAACAATTAATAACGGAGTACTATCATGAAAGTCATAATGCAAAAGATTACGCAAAAAAACTAAATGTGTCTTACAAATATTTAAACGATGTTTGTAAAGAGATTGGTTATAAGACAGCCAAAGCTTTCCTAGATAGTTGGTTACTACTAGAAGCCAAACGAAATATTTCAGAAAACCAATATACTTCTCAAGAAATAGCTTATAAAATGGGCTTTAAAGAACCCTCAAATTTTAATCGGTTTTTTAAAAAATTCACAAACCAGACTCCAAATCAATTTCAACAAAAATTAGAAAAAACTACTCTCGGTTAGATATTGACTATTTATTTGCAAGTATAGATAATCAAGTTTCAGTTGTTTGAAATGATATTTGTACCAACAAAAATTTGGTGTAAATATGACATTGCAAGAACAATTAAAACAAATGCGGAATGCTACTATGGAAAGAATGCCGCAGTCAATAATTAAAGTCTTCACCGATAGTATTGATGACATCAGAAAAAATAAGTTAAAAGAGAATGCCCTACAAGTAGGTGATTATGTTCCAAATATGAATCTTCAAGATAATAGTGGAGATAGTTCATTATTAAGTGATTTAATAGAACAGAAGTTTCTAATTCTAAACTTTTACAGAGGCGGTTGGTGTCCTTATTGTAATATGGAACTTCGTGAGTATGAGCGATTAAGAGAAGCCTTTAATGAACTAAATGCTGACATTGTAGGAATAAGTGCAGAAATAAGTAAGCTTGCTAATGCAACTACCAATAAAAACGCCTTATCATTTCCGGTTTTAACAGATGTAGATGCTCAATTGATGAAAGCAATTGGTATCGTTTTTAAACTAGATGAAGCCTCCAAAAAGGAATTTGAAAATTTAGGCATGGATTTCACAAAAATTCACGGGAACAACAATTTTGAATTACCGGTTCCAGCGGTATATATTATTAATAAAAAAATGGAAGTAGTATTTGTCCATTTTGAAGAAGATTATATGACACGAATTGAACCCACAGAACTATTACACATTTTAAAAAACAACCTACAAACCGAAAAAATTTAATATTATGAAAAGAAACAAAATTATTTATTGGACCTCAACAGGAATACTTAGTGCATTATTCATGTTTAGTGCTATAATGTATTTTTTTAATTACACATACGTTGAAAGTGCTTTTACAAGTCTTGGGTTTCCAACTTGGATAATCTATCCATTAGCAACATTAAAATTGTTAGGCATAATTGCCATACTGTCTAAAAAGTCTCTATTTCTAAAAGAGCTTGCTTACGCTGGTTTTCTATTTGATGTCTTATTAGCATTGATAGCTCATTTGGCTATTGGTGACGGAGAACAAATGCCAGCTGTAATTGGTGTAATTGCCGTTACTACCTCATGGATTTATGATAGAAAAGTCTTTGGAAAATATACGCAAAGCAGTACTAAATCTTAAAAAAATGAATACACAAACAAAAGAAGGAATAAGAAAAACGATTGAGAATTTAATAGCAACCGCCACAACTTTTGATATTGATAAATTAGATGAAATTTATCACGATAATTTGCATGTACTAATGATTGATGCATCTGGACAAACAATGATTTCCAATAAGCAAACGTTTATAGATTTATTTCAATCTAAACTTGATAATGGAGATGAACCTTTAAATACTTGGGTTGAATTTATCCACATTGAATGCAATCAAACTAATGGTCATGCAGTATTAAAGCGAAAAGTAAACTTAACTGGAATTGAACAAAAGATAGCGCTTAGTATTGATTTAATTTGGGAAGATAATCGTTGGCAAGTAACTAGAGAAGTTATTTTTACAGCATTTGAATAATAACCTAATAAAAGTTGGTTTGAAATCAACTGGCTACAACACTGTATATAAAAAATTGCTAGTTTTACCCTAAACCAAAGGAAGTTGCTTTGTTTGCTAGCTTCTGATTTTCCTTCGGAAAATCCTCGCACACAAACACGCAACTTTCCATATACAACAACGTTAGGGGTAATTACAAAATGACAGACATAGAATTGACAGATTTTCAAATAGGTAAACCAAAACGAAATACTACAATTTGGTTTTCTATTTTGGCATCTATCATGTTTTTACCTTTCAAAATTTTTATTTTTTTCATCCCGTTCAAAAAAAACTACACTGAGGTACATGAAAATTGGACAATTTGGATTGAAAGTGGAAACCGAGAAATACATCGGAAAATCTTTGCGGAAACAGGTTTTGATGGAGTAATTAAATTCTATAAACTAAAATTCAAAAATAACACTTTGAACGATCTCGTAGATAAAAGATGTTTTGGTACTTTTTTCTTTGAGACTAATGAAAACATATTCTTGCGAGAATTTAAATCTCCAAATCAATGGCCAAAATCTTTCCTTACTGTCATTAACAAATCTGACAATACAATAAATCGGATAAAAATAATATCAGCAAGTTGGACTGATTGGGTAATTGAGTCGATAAATGACAAGGAGTTTAATATTATCACGCATCCAGCTGATGATTACACGAAAGGGATTAAAGTAACTACCCCTAACAACGTATATAATTTATAGCTAGCATTCTCAACAATTGAAAATTCCCATATTTTTTGATTAACTTTCAATTCGGATAAAACCGATAGGCGGCGCCATTGCGCTTCAAACGTCACCAGCCAAATGCTACGCCACGTTGCTACTCCGCATTTACGCTCAGCCGAAGCAGCCGCTAAGTCGCCACAAATCATATACAAAACCGTTAGGGGTAATTATGACCCGTCCTGAAATATGTATACACTAAACCAATGTATATGTATAAAAATGATGGATATTCAAGACGTTACAGCGAGAGCTTTAAATTGAAAGTTCTGACAGAACTTTCAAAAGGTAACCACTCCAAAAGACAAATCGGACTCCTTTACGGAATCCAGCCCAGTACCATTAACGAATGGATCAAAAAGTACAATCGAACCGATTTAATGAACACCCGTGTAATCGTGCAAACAGATGATGAAATCAGCCGAATAAAGGCACTCCAGAAAGAACTCAAGCAGCTGAAAGAACTCCTGATTAAAAAGGATCTCGACAAGATGATCGATGATAGTTACCTGGAAGTGGCCGCCGAAAAACTGGGCTACAAAGATGTTTCGGAACTTAAAAAAAAACTAAACATCAAGCCCTAATGAAAACTGTCGAGAAAAACTCAAAAGAGAAGCTATTCAGCAAAAAGATTATTTGCCATGGCTTCTCCTTAAAACGTGATGCGCTCTACAAGTACCAGAAACGATTTGTCGAACGAAAACAACTGGAAAGCCAAGTTATAGAACTCGTCCATAAAAGACGAAGGACACTCCCCAGAGAAGGTACTCGAAAACTAATGAAATCACTCGATTGTGACTTCCAGAAGCACAACCTGAAAATTGGAAGAGACCGATTGTTCCGGATTCTAAGAGAAAATGACCTGTTGATACGGCGAAAGAAATATTCGTCCCGAACAACCCATTCGCACCATAGGTTCTACAAGTATGACAATATCATCAAAGATGTAGCCATTGATAGACCAAATCAGGTCTGGGCGGCAGATATCACTTACATCAGGACCATAAAGGGGTTTTGCTACCTAGCGCTCATAACGGACATGCACTCGCGAAAAATCGTGGGATTTGACCTCAGTGATAGCTTGGAACTCTCTGGATGTGTCAGGGCGCTCAAAAAAGCCCTGTACGCAAACAGAGGACTGAAAAACCTGATACACCACTCTGATCGCGGAATACAGTATTGCAGTAATGTCTATACAAACGAACTAAAAAGAAAAAGCATCGCCATAAGTATGACACAAGAGAACCACTGTTATGAGAACGCCCTGGCAGAACGTGTAAACGGAATTCTAAAAGATGAATTCTACCTCGACCAGACCTTTGCCAGCGTGAAGGAAGCAAAAAGTGCAACCAAAAATGCAATCAAACTTTACAACTCTGAAAGATTACATTTATCTTTAAACTATAAAACACCTAACTACGTGCACAAAAATGCCGCTTAAAACCAATTTTAACCTGTAGCCGTATTTTAGGACGAGACATTATTTGAACTTCCCAATTCAATTAAAATCATATCTTTAGAGAAACTAACCTCTAATGATAAAATTCTTTAGAAAAATTAGACAAAATTTACTCTCTGAAAATAAATTCAGTAAGTATCTCATCTATGCTATTGGAGAAATAATTCTTGTTGTTATTGGGATTTTGATTGCGCTTCAGATTAATAATTCTAATGAACTAAGAGTACAGAGCAAATTAGAACAAAACTATCTTATTGCATTGCAGGAAGAATTTGAGTACAACAAAATAATGCTTGAAAAATTGATGATTAATAATTCCAAATATGCTGATTTTGCATTAGAACTAATCAAGAAAATGGGGCCAGATGAACCCCAATTAAGTGAGAAAGAATTCTCTAAGATTTTCTTTAATGTTACACTCAACGAGGTGGTTTACCATCCAAGCAATGGAGTGCTTGATGAAATAATAAGTTCAGGAAAACTTGATCTTTTTAAAAATCAAGATTTGAAAAACCTTCTTTCATCATGGGGAGGTCACTTGGATAAGGTTCAGTTCCAAGAAACGGAACTTGCTAAATATAGAATTGCATTAATCGACCAATGGATGGATGAAGGGAATCCTCGACAAGGGGTAATTGATACAAGAGGCAATGTTTATGACCTTCCCAATTCAAAATTTAATATACAAAATAGGCATTTACTAAAGTCGCCAAAGTTTGACAACAAATTAACCGGATTTGTTTTTTCAGCTAGGTCGGCTAACATCAACTATTACGGTAAACTCGAAGAGAAAATACAATCTATTCTTCAAATTATCAAAACAGAATTAGAATGATAAAATTCTTTAGAAAAATTAGACAAAACTTACTTTCAGAAGGAAAGACTGGAAAGTATTTTAAATATGCCATCGGAGAAATCATTCTTGTCGTTATTGGAATTTTAATTGCTTTGCAGATAAATAATTGGAATGAAAACCGAAAAAATAAGATTACTGAAGCAAATTATTATTGTAGAATTTTAGATGACTTTGAACTAAATGAAAAGTTAATTGATGAAAATTATGAGCTAACAACCAACAGAATAGAACTAACTAAAGAGCTTATAAAAGATTTAAACATTATACCAAATGATAGGAGTATAATTCTTAACAAATTTACTGCCGCTTTAAGACACGATGTTTCTGTACCCAGTAACATTACTTTTGAAGATTTAACATCTTCTGGACAATTAAAACTGTTAACGGATATTAAATTAAAGAACAGACTGATTGAATACAGTACATTTTTGGATAATTCTGTAAATCTACTAAAAGAAAATCGGAATGAAATTGTTAAAAGATATACTGATTTTGAGCTTATAACTGAATTAGGATATCAAGACATTGACTATATGAAAAAAGAGCTTGATAAGGAACATATTGCTTTATTGCCAAACGTTAATTGGACCAACGACCCTACTCACCCATATTTCATAAAATTTCAAGACAATCTTGTTTTTATTTTGGGTATGCAAATTAGGCAGAAACATCATTTTTCTAATTTAAGACAAGAATTACAGAAACCTATGAAACTATTAAGAGATAAAAAGTGTAAATAACGAAAGTACAACAACGTGTATAGCTCGTTGTGGCTAATTAAACGAAATGAAAAGTATTGTAGCTTACACATTGATTTCCTGCATTCTATTTGCTTGTAAAAAAGATGACGAATCGAGTACGTTTGAAAGCATAAACGCCCACATCGAATATTTCGGATTTACAATAGTCGACACATATTGGGATGACCCAACCGATTCCGAAGTCAAAACCAATTACGCTGATGAAATACATAACTTCAGTAACATAGCTGATATTTTAGTTGTGAATCCAAATGACAATATTGTTCAAAGGACACAAACCTTTGCCGATTTGGATTTAAAAGCAATTTTACACCTCAATGAATTGTTCTTTGTATTAATAGACAATAATAGTCCTTCAGAATCAAATTATGATTTAAGGACAGATTATCAGGAAAGATGGAATGAATTTAAAACTATAAATCAATCTATTTTAAGCACCAATTACATTGGTACATTTTACATTGGCGAGGAACCAACTTGGAATGGAATAACTTTCACAGAATTGGATGCTG
This Rasiella rasia DNA region includes the following protein-coding sequences:
- a CDS encoding DUF6090 family protein, translated to MIKFFRKIRQNLLSEGKTGKYFKYAIGEIILVVIGILIALQINNWNENRKNKITEANYYCRILDDFELNEKLIDENYELTTNRIELTKELIKDLNIIPNDRSIILNKFTAALRHDVSVPSNITFEDLTSSGQLKLLTDIKLKNRLIEYSTFLDNSVNLLKENRNEIVKRYTDFELITELGYQDIDYMKKELDKEHIALLPNVNWTNDPTHPYFIKFQDNLVFILGMQIRQKHHFSNLRQELQKPMKLLRDKKCK
- a CDS encoding IS3 family transposase, with the translated sequence MKTVEKNSKEKLFSKKIICHGFSLKRDALYKYQKRFVERKQLESQVIELVHKRRRTLPREGTRKLMKSLDCDFQKHNLKIGRDRLFRILRENDLLIRRKKYSSRTTHSHHRFYKYDNIIKDVAIDRPNQVWAADITYIRTIKGFCYLALITDMHSRKIVGFDLSDSLELSGCVRALKKALYANRGLKNLIHHSDRGIQYCSNVYTNELKRKSIAISMTQENHCYENALAERVNGILKDEFYLDQTFASVKEAKSATKNAIKLYNSERLHLSLNYKTPNYVHKNAA
- a CDS encoding peroxiredoxin-like family protein; this translates as MTLQEQLKQMRNATMERMPQSIIKVFTDSIDDIRKNKLKENALQVGDYVPNMNLQDNSGDSSLLSDLIEQKFLILNFYRGGWCPYCNMELREYERLREAFNELNADIVGISAEISKLANATTNKNALSFPVLTDVDAQLMKAIGIVFKLDEASKKEFENLGMDFTKIHGNNNFELPVPAVYIINKKMEVVFVHFEEDYMTRIEPTELLHILKNNLQTEKI
- a CDS encoding DUF6090 family protein, translated to MIKFFRKIRQNLLSENKFSKYLIYAIGEIILVVIGILIALQINNSNELRVQSKLEQNYLIALQEEFEYNKIMLEKLMINNSKYADFALELIKKMGPDEPQLSEKEFSKIFFNVTLNEVVYHPSNGVLDEIISSGKLDLFKNQDLKNLLSSWGGHLDKVQFQETELAKYRIALIDQWMDEGNPRQGVIDTRGNVYDLPNSKFNIQNRHLLKSPKFDNKLTGFVFSARSANINYYGKLEEKIQSILQIIKTELE
- a CDS encoding transposase, with protein sequence MYKNDGYSRRYSESFKLKVLTELSKGNHSKRQIGLLYGIQPSTINEWIKKYNRTDLMNTRVIVQTDDEISRIKALQKELKQLKELLIKKDLDKMIDDSYLEVAAEKLGYKDVSELKKKLNIKP
- a CDS encoding DoxX family protein: MKRNKIIYWTSTGILSALFMFSAIMYFFNYTYVESAFTSLGFPTWIIYPLATLKLLGIIAILSKKSLFLKELAYAGFLFDVLLALIAHLAIGDGEQMPAVIGVIAVTTSWIYDRKVFGKYTQSSTKS
- a CDS encoding nuclear transport factor 2 family protein — its product is MNTQTKEGIRKTIENLIATATTFDIDKLDEIYHDNLHVLMIDASGQTMISNKQTFIDLFQSKLDNGDEPLNTWVEFIHIECNQTNGHAVLKRKVNLTGIEQKIALSIDLIWEDNRWQVTREVIFTAFE
- a CDS encoding helix-turn-helix domain-containing protein; the protein is MNNDIENIIFSRFVNQPIPFEFISFKELYRRCKESDYDLSNPHRIKFNALLIITEGESFHTIDFKEELLSPGVILPLTKDQIHSFNKNLNVKGCIISFEEKFITENISEKNLFHFLHIYHTPSILIGKENMATLNPFLQLLENLHLDSNNMMKSEIINSTFMALMFQIKRLSIYQHKTFESQRFKDFIQFKQLITEYYHESHNAKDYAKKLNVSYKYLNDVCKEIGYKTAKAFLDSWLLLEAKRNISENQYTSQEIAYKMGFKEPSNFNRFFKKFTNQTPNQFQQKLEKTTLG